The proteins below come from a single Arthrobacter sp. B1I2 genomic window:
- the glgA gene encoding glycogen synthase produces MRIDIVTKEFPPEIYGGAGVHVAELSRVLSKHVDLQVRAFGAPRDADYHGATVTSYQVPEDLGGANAAVQTLGVDLRIVPDVQGADVVHSHTWYANMAGHLASLLHGIPHVLSAHSLEPLRPWKAEQLGGGYALSSWVEKTAYEAAAAIIAVSEGMRQDILRSYPDVDPAKVRVVHNGIDVELWQRDENDDAVRALGIDPAKPSVVFVGRNTRQKGVPYLLRAAAKLPADVQLVLCLGAADTPELAAETAALIEDLQKQRTGVVLIERMLPRHELIQVLSHATAFACPSIYEPLGIVNLEAMACGAAVVASATGGIPEVVDHGRTGLLVDLEQVTDGTGTPLDPEKFVKEFAAALTEVVSDPDRARAMGQAGRERAEKHFSWESITETTLEVYRSVLPAAG; encoded by the coding sequence GTGCGAATAGACATTGTGACTAAAGAGTTTCCGCCGGAGATCTACGGTGGCGCCGGGGTGCATGTGGCCGAATTGAGCAGGGTGCTTAGTAAGCACGTTGACCTGCAGGTTCGTGCTTTCGGTGCTCCCCGCGATGCCGATTACCATGGCGCGACGGTGACGTCGTACCAGGTCCCGGAGGACCTGGGAGGGGCCAACGCAGCGGTGCAGACCCTGGGTGTGGACCTGCGGATTGTGCCGGACGTGCAAGGCGCGGACGTGGTCCATTCCCATACCTGGTACGCCAACATGGCTGGGCATTTGGCCTCCCTCCTGCACGGAATTCCGCACGTTCTCAGCGCACACAGCCTCGAGCCGCTGCGGCCCTGGAAGGCTGAGCAGCTCGGCGGCGGCTACGCCCTGTCCTCCTGGGTGGAGAAGACGGCCTATGAAGCTGCGGCGGCGATCATTGCCGTCTCGGAAGGCATGCGCCAGGACATCCTGCGCAGCTACCCGGATGTGGACCCGGCAAAGGTCCGGGTGGTCCACAACGGCATCGACGTGGAGCTTTGGCAGCGTGATGAAAACGACGACGCCGTCCGCGCGCTGGGCATCGATCCCGCCAAGCCAAGCGTCGTCTTTGTGGGCAGAAACACAAGGCAGAAGGGTGTCCCGTACCTCCTGCGGGCGGCTGCGAAGCTTCCGGCCGATGTCCAGTTGGTCCTGTGCCTGGGCGCGGCGGACACCCCGGAACTGGCAGCCGAAACCGCGGCCCTGATCGAGGATCTGCAGAAGCAGCGCACGGGTGTGGTGCTGATCGAACGGATGCTGCCGCGCCATGAGCTGATCCAGGTGCTCAGCCACGCCACCGCTTTCGCGTGCCCCTCCATCTACGAACCCCTTGGCATCGTTAACCTCGAAGCCATGGCCTGCGGGGCGGCTGTGGTGGCCAGTGCCACCGGCGGCATCCCCGAGGTGGTGGATCATGGCCGGACGGGGCTGCTGGTGGACCTGGAGCAGGTCACCGACGGCACCGGCACGCCGTTGGACCCGGAGAAGTTCGTCAAGGAGTTCGCCGCGGCCCTCACCGAGGTGGTTTCCGACCCCGATCGGGCGCGCGCCATGGGACAGGCCGGCCGCGAACGGGCCGAAAAGCACTTCTCCTGGGAGTCCATCACCGAGACCACCCTCGAGGTGTACCGCTCGGTGCTGCCGGCCGCCGGCTGA
- a CDS encoding transglutaminase family protein, whose protein sequence is MTRLSIVHRTAYKYNKRVTLSYNEARMTPLTDSQQVVLESVVKVSPSQAAVSTYRDYWGTRVTAFDMQMPHENLEVVSNITVEVHRAEKIPSEADIAGWDILASPETLDAFSDWLPQSRLSGPGDEVLGIIPDVVAGKNPHEAAMAVFAWMRGEMTYMSGSTAVTTNAEEAWGQRQGVCQDLAHLAIGALRSCGIPARYVSGYLHPRSSAGIGETVAGQSHAWLEWWDGDWRSWDPTNHKPAGDFHVTVARGRDYRDVTPLKGILSGGGGSALNVSVEITQLA, encoded by the coding sequence ATGACCCGGTTGAGCATCGTCCACAGAACGGCCTACAAGTACAACAAGCGGGTGACCCTGTCCTATAACGAGGCCCGGATGACGCCGCTGACGGATTCGCAGCAGGTGGTCCTGGAGTCGGTGGTGAAGGTTTCCCCGTCGCAGGCCGCGGTGAGCACCTACCGCGACTACTGGGGGACCAGGGTCACCGCCTTTGACATGCAGATGCCCCACGAAAACCTCGAAGTGGTCTCCAACATCACCGTGGAGGTGCACCGGGCGGAGAAGATCCCGTCGGAAGCGGACATTGCGGGCTGGGACATCCTTGCCTCCCCGGAGACGCTGGACGCCTTCAGTGACTGGCTGCCGCAGTCCCGGCTGAGCGGGCCCGGTGACGAAGTGCTGGGCATCATCCCGGACGTCGTGGCCGGGAAGAACCCGCACGAGGCCGCCATGGCGGTCTTTGCCTGGATGCGCGGAGAGATGACGTACATGTCAGGCTCCACTGCGGTCACCACCAACGCGGAGGAGGCCTGGGGGCAGCGCCAGGGCGTATGCCAGGACCTGGCACATCTGGCCATCGGCGCGCTGCGCAGCTGCGGCATTCCCGCGCGGTACGTCTCCGGCTACCTGCACCCGCGGTCCAGCGCGGGAATCGGCGAGACCGTGGCCGGGCAGTCGCACGCCTGGCTGGAATGGTGGGACGGCGACTGGCGCAGTTGGGACCCCACCAACCACAAACCGGCCGGCGACTTCCACGTCACGGTGGCCCGTGGCAGGGACTACCGGGATGTAACGCCGCTGAAGGGCATCCTGTCCGGCGGTGGCGGATCCGCCCTGAATGTCAGCGTGGAGATCACCCAGCTCGCCTGA
- a CDS encoding circularly permuted type 2 ATP-grasp protein, translated as MSDLFQDYSEAAGRTGAYDEMFAPGQQARDSYGQVADALRKLSLADVSARADSMARTFLDRGVTFDYAGEERPFPLDIVPRVIPAAEWDVLERGVAQRVHALEAFLNDVYDKMTVVSDGVIPRQLVTTSAHFHRQVHGFEPAGGVRVHISGIDVVRDAAGTFRVLEDNVRVPSGVSYVLENRRAMAKGLPEAFGQQLIRPVEEYPRRLLSALRKTAPSGVDDPTVVVLTPGVFNSAYFEHTLLAGLMGVELVEGRDLICRGNRVYMRTTAGEQRVDVIYKRIDDDFLDPLQFRSDSMLGCPGLVNAARAGGVTIANAVGNGVADDKLVYSYVPDLIRYYLSEEPIIANVDTFRLEEKEAREYTLDNLAELVVKPVDGSGGKGLVIGPDASRDELDALRQRIIADPRGWIAQPVLQLSTVPTLGGDKFGPRHVDLRPFAVNDGDNVWVLPGGLTRVALKEGSLIVNSSQGGGSKDTWVLADSPQVPVETVPRQSVTVRERVSVWPVESNWRDRQSEQQQ; from the coding sequence ATGTCAGACCTATTCCAGGATTACTCCGAGGCCGCGGGCCGTACCGGAGCCTACGACGAGATGTTCGCCCCGGGACAACAGGCCAGGGACTCGTACGGGCAGGTGGCGGATGCGCTCCGGAAGCTCTCCCTGGCGGACGTCAGCGCACGCGCCGACTCCATGGCACGCACCTTCCTGGACCGCGGCGTGACCTTCGACTACGCGGGCGAGGAACGGCCCTTTCCGCTCGACATCGTCCCGCGCGTCATCCCCGCAGCCGAGTGGGACGTCCTGGAACGCGGCGTCGCCCAGCGCGTGCACGCCCTCGAGGCGTTCCTGAACGACGTCTACGACAAGATGACGGTGGTGTCCGACGGTGTGATCCCCCGTCAGCTGGTGACCACCAGCGCCCACTTCCACCGGCAGGTCCACGGCTTTGAACCGGCAGGCGGGGTACGGGTCCACATCTCCGGCATCGACGTCGTCCGCGACGCCGCCGGCACCTTCCGCGTCCTCGAGGACAACGTCCGCGTCCCGTCCGGGGTCAGCTACGTTCTGGAGAACCGGCGCGCCATGGCCAAGGGCCTGCCCGAGGCCTTCGGCCAGCAGCTCATCCGGCCCGTCGAGGAGTACCCGCGCCGGCTGCTCTCGGCCCTGCGCAAGACCGCACCCTCCGGCGTGGACGACCCCACCGTCGTCGTCCTGACGCCGGGCGTGTTCAACAGCGCCTACTTCGAGCACACCCTCCTGGCCGGCCTCATGGGCGTGGAGCTGGTGGAAGGCCGAGACCTCATCTGCCGCGGAAACCGCGTTTACATGCGCACCACCGCCGGCGAGCAGCGCGTGGACGTCATCTACAAACGGATCGACGACGACTTCCTGGACCCGCTGCAGTTCCGGTCCGACTCCATGCTTGGCTGCCCCGGCCTGGTCAACGCCGCCCGCGCCGGCGGCGTCACCATCGCCAACGCCGTGGGCAATGGCGTCGCGGACGACAAACTGGTTTACAGTTACGTCCCTGACCTGATCCGCTACTACCTCAGCGAGGAGCCCATCATCGCCAACGTGGACACCTTCCGGCTCGAGGAGAAGGAGGCCAGGGAGTACACCCTGGACAACCTCGCAGAACTGGTGGTCAAGCCCGTGGACGGTTCCGGCGGCAAGGGCCTTGTCATCGGCCCCGACGCCTCCAGGGACGAACTGGACGCCCTCCGCCAGCGGATCATCGCGGACCCCCGCGGCTGGATCGCCCAGCCGGTGCTGCAGCTTTCAACCGTTCCCACCCTGGGCGGCGACAAGTTCGGCCCCCGGCACGTGGACCTGAGGCCCTTTGCCGTGAACGACGGCGACAACGTCTGGGTGCTCCCGGGCGGACTGACCCGCGTGGCGCTCAAGGAAGGGTCCCTGATCGTCAACTCCAGCCAGGGCGGCGGGTCCAAGGACACGTGGGTCCTGGCCGACTCACCCCAGGTGCCGGTGGAAACCGTTCCCCGCCAGTCCGTCACGGTCCGTGAACGGGTCTCCGTGTGGCCGGTGGAAAGCAACTGGCGCGACCGCCAGTCGGAGCAGCAGCAGTGA
- the glgC gene encoding glucose-1-phosphate adenylyltransferase, with translation MPLTKKVLAIVLAGGEGNRLMPLTADRAKPAVPFAGSYRLIDFALSNLVNSRYLQIVVLTQYKSHSLDRHISETWRMSTQLGNYIASVPAQQRVGKSWFLGSANAIYQSLNLIRDANPDIVVVVGADHVYRMDFAQMVAQHVNSGAKATVAAVRQPLHMADQFGVIEVDQNDPQKIAAFVEKPASTPGLAADPSQFLASMGNYVFDADALVAALHVDAERLDTKHDMGGDIIPYFVNQGEAGVYDFTLNDIPGSTERDRTYWRDVGTIDSFYDAHIDLISPLPVFNLYNSEWPIYTRQSISPPAKFVRGKNNTVGTALDSIVSSGVVISGGVVEGSVLSNDVYVATSGRVIDSVLMDKVQVGEGAVINRAILDKNVKVPAGAAIGLDPDLDRARGFKVTDSGITVLSKGQEVPEPGDKERQLAASHLSLLPSAIKAAAEQYPGVREAADKVAGTHAAAAAEAAPAARVS, from the coding sequence ATGCCGTTAACCAAAAAAGTCCTGGCCATTGTCCTCGCAGGCGGCGAGGGAAACAGGCTGATGCCACTGACGGCAGACCGGGCCAAGCCCGCCGTGCCCTTCGCCGGCAGCTACCGCCTCATCGACTTCGCGTTGTCCAACCTGGTCAATTCCCGCTACCTCCAGATTGTGGTGCTGACCCAGTACAAGTCGCACAGCCTTGACCGGCACATCTCCGAGACCTGGCGGATGTCCACCCAGCTTGGCAACTACATCGCTTCGGTCCCCGCACAGCAGCGTGTGGGCAAAAGCTGGTTCCTTGGCAGCGCCAATGCCATTTACCAGTCCCTGAACCTGATCCGCGACGCGAACCCGGACATTGTGGTGGTGGTGGGCGCGGACCACGTGTACCGCATGGACTTCGCCCAGATGGTGGCCCAGCACGTGAACAGCGGGGCCAAGGCCACCGTCGCCGCAGTGCGGCAGCCGCTGCACATGGCCGACCAGTTCGGCGTCATCGAAGTGGACCAGAACGATCCCCAGAAGATCGCCGCCTTCGTGGAAAAGCCCGCCAGCACTCCCGGGCTTGCCGCCGATCCTTCACAGTTCCTGGCCTCCATGGGCAACTACGTGTTCGACGCCGACGCCCTGGTGGCCGCGCTGCACGTCGATGCCGAGCGGCTGGACACCAAGCACGACATGGGCGGGGACATCATTCCCTACTTCGTGAACCAGGGCGAGGCCGGCGTCTACGACTTCACGCTCAACGACATCCCCGGCTCCACCGAACGCGACCGCACCTACTGGCGCGACGTGGGCACCATCGACTCCTTTTACGACGCCCACATAGACCTCATCTCCCCGCTGCCGGTCTTCAACCTCTACAACTCCGAGTGGCCCATCTACACGCGGCAAAGCATTTCCCCGCCGGCCAAGTTCGTCCGCGGCAAGAACAACACTGTGGGCACGGCGCTGGATTCGATCGTCTCCAGTGGCGTGGTGATTTCCGGCGGGGTGGTGGAAGGCTCGGTGCTGTCCAACGACGTGTACGTGGCCACCAGCGGCCGGGTCATCGACTCGGTCCTGATGGACAAGGTGCAGGTGGGCGAAGGGGCAGTGATCAACCGAGCCATCCTGGACAAGAACGTCAAGGTCCCTGCCGGTGCCGCCATCGGCCTGGACCCGGACCTGGACCGTGCGCGCGGGTTCAAGGTCACGGACTCCGGCATCACGGTCCTCTCCAAGGGCCAGGAAGTTCCGGAACCCGGTGACAAGGAGCGGCAGCTCGCCGCCAGTCACCTTAGCCTGCTGCCCAGCGCCATCAAGGCCGCCGCGGAGCAGTATCCCGGTGTCCGCGAGGCCGCCGACAAGGTGGCCGGTACGCACGCCGCAGCAGCGGCGGAGGCGGCTCCGGCCGCCAGGGTTTCCTGA
- a CDS encoding YeiH family protein, with amino-acid sequence MPDSRSLPAPGHGSSGHGFARLVPGLAAAAAAVAGAFLVHGLLPALPAMTLAVVLGVLAANLPGAGAWTGGQARPGLDFAGKHLMRGGIVLLGLKVSVMDVLGLGWLALVLIVGVVAASFGGTYAISRLFRLPPVTSLLVATGFSICGASAIGAMAAVRRIRHSETVLPVALVTLCGTLAIGILPLLAHPLGLAAAVFGAWTGASVHDVGQVVATAQTAGTGALAIAVVVKLTRVLLLAPIAAAAGAHHRRDARALGAANGVTAEMPPLVPLFVVGFVAMVALRSTGWLSAGWLESGAAAQDILLGAALFGLGSAVRIRTLLHTGGQALLAALASWLLIAVLGLAAAFLIAG; translated from the coding sequence GTGCCAGACAGCAGAAGCCTCCCAGCGCCGGGCCACGGCAGTTCCGGGCACGGGTTTGCCCGGCTGGTTCCGGGGCTTGCCGCAGCCGCAGCCGCTGTTGCAGGGGCGTTCCTGGTACATGGACTGCTGCCGGCACTGCCGGCGATGACCCTCGCTGTGGTCCTGGGCGTTCTTGCCGCCAACCTGCCCGGTGCGGGTGCCTGGACGGGCGGTCAAGCCCGGCCGGGGCTGGACTTCGCGGGCAAGCACCTGATGCGCGGAGGCATCGTGCTCCTGGGCCTGAAGGTCAGCGTCATGGACGTCCTGGGCCTGGGGTGGCTGGCCCTGGTCCTGATTGTGGGCGTCGTGGCGGCCAGTTTCGGCGGCACGTACGCGATCTCGCGCTTGTTCCGCCTGCCGCCGGTGACCTCGCTCCTGGTGGCTACGGGGTTCTCCATCTGTGGCGCCTCCGCCATTGGCGCCATGGCCGCCGTCCGCCGCATCCGGCACTCGGAAACCGTGCTGCCCGTAGCCCTCGTCACCCTCTGCGGGACCCTGGCCATCGGCATCCTGCCCCTCCTCGCCCATCCCTTGGGGCTCGCGGCCGCAGTTTTTGGAGCCTGGACCGGCGCGTCGGTACACGATGTGGGCCAGGTGGTGGCCACGGCGCAAACCGCCGGGACGGGCGCCCTGGCGATCGCCGTCGTCGTCAAGCTCACCCGCGTTCTACTGCTGGCGCCCATTGCCGCCGCGGCAGGTGCGCACCACAGACGGGACGCGAGGGCCCTGGGGGCCGCGAACGGCGTGACAGCGGAAATGCCGCCGCTGGTGCCGCTGTTCGTCGTGGGCTTCGTGGCCATGGTGGCGCTGCGCTCCACGGGCTGGCTGTCCGCTGGCTGGCTCGAATCGGGGGCCGCGGCGCAGGACATCCTGCTGGGCGCGGCCCTGTTTGGTCTCGGCTCCGCGGTGCGGATCCGCACCCTGCTCCACACCGGCGGGCAGGCACTCCTGGCGGCTCTCGCCTCCTGGCTCCTGATTGCCGTGCTGGGCCTGGCGGCCGCCTTCCTGATCGCCGGCTGA
- a CDS encoding pyridoxamine 5'-phosphate oxidase family protein, whose product MSNESSPQVQNLEHHECWALLRTVSVGRLAVLVDGRPDIFPVNYTVDGGTLVFRTGQGTKLSAASGDSAVAVEADGVDPDTGLAWSVVIKGTAALLKSTEEVLETSRLYLFPWQSGRKDAFIRITPDSVTGRRFQVTDPMTWWTQISSSARTSPE is encoded by the coding sequence ATGAGCAACGAGTCATCTCCCCAAGTGCAGAACCTCGAACACCACGAATGCTGGGCGTTGCTGCGGACGGTGTCCGTGGGAAGGCTGGCCGTGCTGGTGGACGGGCGGCCGGACATCTTCCCTGTCAACTACACGGTGGACGGCGGCACGCTGGTCTTCCGGACAGGCCAGGGAACCAAATTGTCCGCAGCCTCCGGCGACTCCGCCGTTGCCGTGGAAGCCGATGGTGTGGACCCTGACACGGGCCTGGCCTGGAGTGTGGTGATCAAGGGCACCGCTGCCCTGCTCAAGAGCACCGAGGAAGTGCTGGAGACGTCCCGCCTGTACCTCTTCCCCTGGCAGTCGGGGCGCAAGGACGCGTTCATCCGCATCACCCCGGACTCGGTCACGGGCCGCCGCTTCCAGGTCACGGATCCGATGACCTGGTGGACCCAGATCAGCAGCAGTGCCAGAACGTCTCCGGAATAG
- a CDS encoding alpha-E domain-containing protein, which produces MLSRIAESLFWIGRYVERADGTARILDVHLERLNHLPMEERRSVAQELLAVMGARPQSEDFGLPELLHALAYDKTSATSIAGSLGAARENARRARETVSSGLWESLNTTYYGLSQHRKDVVGTYRFCNWTLERTAMVSGLADTTVSHDESWLFLVLGRSLERADMTARMLSTRDVLSAGMSWVNMLRCAGAYESFLRTRRAAFGDQHAAEFLLLDRLFPRSIVYALRDADECLAKLDPSAQRVGFINDARRIVGQARTFLEFHRTDDLMSELPEHMERVQKAVSQASDAISRKYFNQADELAWVGEVS; this is translated from the coding sequence ATGCTTAGCCGTATTGCCGAGTCCCTGTTTTGGATCGGCCGCTATGTGGAGCGGGCGGACGGTACCGCCCGCATTCTGGATGTACACCTGGAGCGCCTGAACCACCTCCCCATGGAGGAGCGCAGGAGCGTGGCCCAGGAACTGCTGGCCGTCATGGGCGCCCGGCCGCAGAGCGAGGACTTCGGCCTGCCGGAACTGCTCCATGCCCTGGCCTACGACAAGACGAGCGCCACATCCATCGCCGGCTCCCTTGGTGCTGCCCGCGAGAACGCCCGCCGTGCCCGCGAAACCGTGTCCTCCGGCCTCTGGGAGAGCCTCAACACCACCTATTACGGGCTGAGCCAGCACCGCAAGGACGTGGTGGGCACCTACCGTTTCTGCAACTGGACCCTGGAGCGCACGGCCATGGTCAGCGGCCTTGCCGACACCACGGTGAGCCATGACGAAAGCTGGCTCTTCCTGGTCCTGGGCCGGTCCCTGGAACGCGCGGACATGACGGCCAGGATGCTTTCCACCCGCGACGTGCTCTCGGCCGGAATGTCCTGGGTCAACATGCTGCGCTGCGCCGGCGCCTACGAATCCTTCCTGCGCACCCGGCGCGCCGCGTTCGGTGACCAGCACGCTGCCGAGTTCCTGCTCCTGGACCGGCTCTTTCCGCGGTCCATCGTCTACGCGCTGCGGGACGCTGATGAGTGCCTTGCCAAGCTGGACCCGTCCGCGCAGCGGGTGGGCTTCATCAATGACGCCCGCCGCATCGTGGGGCAGGCCCGTACCTTCCTTGAGTTCCACCGGACAGACGACCTCATGTCAGAGCTGCCCGAGCACATGGAGCGGGTGCAGAAGGCAGTGTCCCAGGCCTCGGACGCCATTTCCCGTAAGTACTTCAATCAGGCGGACGAACTTGCCTGGGTGGGAGAAGTGTCATGA